From a region of the Pectobacterium aquaticum genome:
- the gluQRS gene encoding tRNA glutamyl-Q(34) synthetase GluQRS, translated as MFGTTGFTKTHRYVGRFAPSPSGDLHFGSLIAALGSYLQARSQQGRWLVRIEDIDPPREIPGAASRILAQLDHYGLYWDGEVMYQSQRHARYREILQQLRQQGMSYYCTCTRSRIQQLGGHYDGYCRTRNLPPDNAALRLRQTTPVFHFHDKLHGKLYADRALAQEDFIIHRRDGLFAYNLAVVIDDNDQGITEIVRGADLIEPTVRQISLYQQLGYAIPTYVHLPLVLNTEGNKLSKQNHAPALPNSDPRPVLLAALQFLNQPLPENGQDMTLSALLAWSVAHWSLDVVPLQAAINPSAITSAFSKEHW; from the coding sequence ATGTTTGGAACAACTGGTTTCACCAAAACACATCGTTATGTCGGGCGTTTTGCCCCCTCTCCTTCTGGTGACCTGCATTTTGGCTCACTGATCGCCGCACTCGGTAGTTATCTGCAAGCGCGTTCCCAACAAGGGCGCTGGCTGGTACGTATTGAAGACATCGATCCGCCACGGGAAATTCCCGGCGCTGCCTCTCGTATCCTTGCACAATTAGACCATTACGGCCTGTATTGGGACGGCGAGGTGATGTACCAGTCGCAGCGGCATGCGCGTTACCGCGAGATCCTTCAGCAGCTTCGACAGCAGGGCATGAGCTATTACTGCACCTGTACGCGTAGCCGTATTCAGCAGTTGGGTGGGCACTATGACGGTTATTGCCGGACGCGTAACCTACCGCCCGATAACGCCGCGCTACGCCTGCGCCAGACAACGCCGGTATTTCACTTTCACGATAAATTGCATGGCAAGCTGTATGCCGACAGGGCACTCGCGCAGGAAGATTTTATTATCCACCGCCGCGATGGGCTGTTTGCCTATAATCTGGCCGTCGTGATCGACGATAACGATCAGGGGATTACGGAGATCGTGCGCGGTGCCGATCTGATCGAACCGACAGTGCGGCAAATTTCGCTCTATCAGCAATTGGGCTACGCGATTCCTACCTATGTTCATCTGCCGCTGGTGCTGAATACCGAGGGAAATAAGCTTTCTAAGCAGAATCATGCACCGGCGCTGCCGAATAGCGATCCGCGTCCCGTGCTGCTGGCCGCACTGCAATTCTTGAACCAACCGCTGCCGGAGAACGGTCAGGATATGACACTTTCCGCCCTTCTGGCCTGGTCTGTCGCGCACTGGTCCCTTGATGTTGTCCCGTTACAGGCGGCAATAAACCCATCGGCGATCACATCGGCATTCTCAAAGGAGCATTGGTGA
- the dksA gene encoding RNA polymerase-binding protein DksA: MQEGQNRKTSSLSILAIAGVEPYQEKPGEEYMNDAQLAHFKRILEAWRNQLMDEVDRTVSHMRDEAANFPDPVDRAAQEEEFSLELRNRDRERKLIKKIAKTLVKIEDEDFGFCESCGVEIGIRRLEARPTADLCIDCKTLAEIREKQMAG, translated from the coding sequence ATGCAAGAAGGGCAAAACCGTAAGACATCTTCTCTGAGCATTCTCGCAATTGCCGGAGTAGAGCCGTATCAAGAGAAGCCAGGCGAAGAGTATATGAACGACGCTCAGTTGGCTCATTTCAAACGTATTCTTGAAGCATGGCGCAACCAACTCATGGATGAAGTGGATCGTACGGTATCGCACATGCGCGATGAAGCCGCTAATTTCCCGGATCCCGTGGATCGCGCAGCGCAGGAAGAAGAGTTCAGCCTCGAACTGCGTAACCGTGACCGTGAGCGCAAGCTGATCAAGAAAATCGCCAAAACCCTGGTGAAAATCGAAGATGAGGATTTCGGATTCTGTGAATCCTGTGGCGTCGAGATTGGCATCCGCCGTCTGGAAGCCCGTCCGACTGCCGATCTGTGTATCGACTGCAAAACGTTGGCAGAGATACGCGAAAAGCAAATGGCAGGCTAA
- the sfsA gene encoding DNA/RNA nuclease SfsA — MDYTPRLQPARLIKRYKRFLADVVTPEGETLTLHCANTGAMTGCATPGDTVWYSTSDNPKRKYAQSWELTETQQNHWICVNTLRANTLLYEALLENRIEELAGYLDVKTEVKYGTENSRVDLLLQAPDRIDCYIEVKSVTLLQHECGYFPDAVTLRGQKHLRELQQMVSNGKRAVLFFAVLHSGIQQVSPARHIDSRYAELFIEAQQAGVEILCYGSTLCPDGIKLTHKLPLLG, encoded by the coding sequence ATGGACTATACCCCACGCTTACAACCCGCCCGGTTGATTAAACGTTACAAACGCTTTTTGGCCGATGTCGTAACCCCAGAAGGCGAGACGCTCACGCTGCACTGTGCCAATACCGGTGCGATGACAGGCTGTGCAACGCCCGGCGATACCGTCTGGTACTCCACATCGGATAACCCTAAGCGCAAGTACGCCCAGAGCTGGGAACTGACTGAAACACAACAAAATCACTGGATTTGTGTCAATACTCTGCGTGCCAACACATTATTGTACGAAGCCTTATTAGAAAATCGCATAGAAGAGTTGGCGGGCTACCTAGACGTAAAAACGGAAGTAAAATACGGTACGGAAAATAGCCGAGTCGACCTGCTTTTACAGGCGCCGGACAGGATTGACTGCTATATTGAGGTGAAATCCGTCACATTATTGCAACATGAATGTGGTTACTTTCCGGATGCGGTTACACTCAGAGGGCAAAAGCATCTGCGCGAGCTGCAACAGATGGTTTCCAATGGAAAACGTGCAGTCCTTTTTTTCGCCGTGCTCCATTCAGGTATCCAGCAGGTTTCTCCCGCCCGGCATATTGATTCACGCTATGCGGAATTATTTATCGAAGCACAGCAGGCTGGGGTTGAAATTTTATGTTACGGCTCCACATTATGCCCTGATGGTATTAAATTGACGCATAAGCTACCGTTGTTGGGATGA
- the thpR gene encoding RNA 2',3'-cyclic phosphodiesterase, whose product MPATRRLFFALSLPETTQQEILRWRAEHFPLEAGRPVAAANLHLTLAFLGDVSEQKAQVLQTLAGRIHQPAFSLTLNDAGHWPRPGVVWLGCRRAPRGLLQLAELLRSQAARNGCYQTALPFHPHITLLRGATRPVAIPPATFSWQVDMTHFSLYESLFDNGKTRYQQLESWSFIK is encoded by the coding sequence ATGCCAGCCACACGCCGCCTGTTTTTTGCCTTATCACTACCGGAAACTACACAGCAAGAGATTCTCCGCTGGCGTGCCGAACACTTCCCTCTGGAAGCCGGTCGTCCGGTCGCGGCGGCCAATCTTCATCTGACGCTGGCGTTTTTAGGCGATGTCAGCGAGCAAAAAGCGCAGGTTTTGCAAACGCTGGCAGGCCGTATCCACCAACCCGCCTTTTCCCTTACGCTGAATGACGCTGGACACTGGCCGCGTCCCGGCGTGGTATGGCTGGGCTGCCGTCGTGCACCGCGCGGGCTGTTACAGTTGGCGGAACTGCTGCGGTCTCAGGCCGCACGCAACGGCTGCTATCAAACGGCCTTGCCGTTTCATCCACATATTACGCTCTTACGTGGCGCGACACGCCCCGTTGCGATTCCCCCCGCCACCTTTAGCTGGCAGGTAGACATGACGCACTTTTCACTTTACGAGTCACTTTTCGATAATGGCAAAACCCGCTATCAGCAGTTGGAAAGCTGGTCATTTATTAAATAA
- the hrpB gene encoding ATP-dependent helicase HrpB, with amino-acid sequence MILPPVSAVLDDVITALHNAPQVLLNAPTGAGKSTWLPLQLLQQGNVNGRIIMLEPRRLAAKSVAWRLAQQLGEEPGQTIGYRMRSESCVSDATRLEVVTEGMLTRLLQQDAELQGVALIILDEFHERSVQADLALALLLDVQQGLREDLKLLIMSATLDNARLATLLPDAVCVISEGRSYPVARCYAPLNSQERFEEGVARQVRRLLSEEAGSLLLFLPGVAEIRRVQALLENSVSSETDLCPLYGALTLAEQQKAILPAEPGRRKVVLATNIAETSLTIEGIRLVMDSGLERVASFDVKSGITRLVTQRISQASMVQRAGRAGRLSPGICWHLCSREQAERAAAQSEAEILNSDLSSIWLDLLQWGCTDVTQLTWLDTPPAPALYAARQLLCQLGITDEQDRLTAEGRKIAALGCDARLATMLYAASQQGSDALATAGCLAAILEEPPRSGSINLADWLHRPLSHWLRRAKQLTRRLSTASGRIDSGEADWLLAQAFPDRIARRRSQDGRYQLANGSGAMMSPDEALSGTEWLLTPALLQNDRLVQNKQSAEARILLALPLDIERLERRLPGLINERNVVHWDEEKGTLRASQRDQIGCLTLRTRPLNKPSDEALQQAMLSWIREQGMDVLNWDAAALQLRARLQCAHQWLPEVDWPRVDDEALRATLEIWLQPSLVGVRDLRALHQINLSDALLRLLDWPLRQRLDSALPTHYTAPGGSRLPIAYYDDKPPVLSVRMQEMFGEQQSPLLAEGRVALVLELLSPAQRPLQITRDLAAFWQGTYRDVQKEMKGRYPKHVWPDDPANTAPTRRTKKYQNH; translated from the coding sequence GTGATTTTACCGCCCGTCAGCGCCGTGCTGGATGATGTGATAACGGCGCTACATAACGCGCCTCAGGTGCTGCTCAATGCGCCAACGGGGGCGGGGAAATCAACTTGGCTGCCGTTGCAGTTGCTGCAACAGGGCAATGTGAACGGGCGCATCATCATGCTGGAGCCACGCCGTCTGGCGGCGAAGAGCGTGGCCTGGCGACTGGCGCAGCAACTGGGTGAAGAACCGGGGCAAACCATAGGCTATCGCATGCGGTCGGAAAGCTGTGTGAGTGACGCAACGAGGCTGGAAGTCGTCACCGAAGGCATGCTAACCCGTTTGCTGCAACAGGATGCGGAACTGCAAGGCGTGGCGCTGATCATCCTTGATGAATTTCACGAGCGCAGCGTGCAGGCCGATTTGGCATTGGCACTGTTGCTCGATGTGCAACAAGGGCTGCGTGAAGACTTAAAATTGTTGATTATGTCCGCCACGCTCGACAATGCACGGCTAGCAACGCTGTTGCCGGACGCCGTCTGCGTGATTTCCGAAGGCCGCAGCTATCCGGTAGCGCGGTGTTATGCCCCGTTGAACAGTCAGGAGCGTTTTGAAGAAGGCGTTGCGCGACAGGTGCGGCGTTTGCTCAGTGAAGAAGCGGGGTCGCTGCTGCTGTTTTTGCCCGGCGTCGCGGAAATTCGCCGTGTGCAGGCGCTGCTGGAAAATAGCGTGTCGAGCGAGACAGATCTTTGTCCTTTATATGGTGCATTGACGTTGGCGGAGCAGCAAAAGGCGATTCTGCCCGCGGAACCGGGTCGCCGTAAGGTGGTGTTAGCCACCAATATTGCCGAAACCAGCCTGACGATTGAAGGTATCCGGCTGGTGATGGATAGCGGCCTTGAGCGCGTAGCCAGCTTTGATGTGAAAAGCGGTATCACCCGACTGGTGACGCAGCGAATCAGTCAGGCATCGATGGTGCAACGTGCCGGACGTGCTGGACGTTTAAGCCCCGGTATATGCTGGCATCTGTGCTCGCGTGAACAAGCAGAGCGCGCGGCGGCGCAGAGTGAAGCCGAGATACTGAATAGCGATTTAAGCAGCATCTGGCTGGATTTATTACAGTGGGGCTGCACTGATGTGACGCAGTTAACCTGGCTGGATACCCCGCCAGCTCCTGCGCTTTATGCTGCACGCCAGCTGCTGTGCCAGCTTGGTATTACTGATGAACAAGATCGGCTGACTGCCGAGGGGCGGAAAATAGCTGCGTTAGGCTGCGATGCCCGACTGGCGACGATGCTGTATGCCGCGTCACAGCAAGGTTCAGATGCATTAGCCACCGCCGGATGTCTGGCGGCGATACTCGAAGAGCCGCCGCGTAGCGGGTCGATCAATCTGGCTGACTGGCTGCATCGCCCATTGTCACACTGGCTGCGGCGGGCAAAACAGCTGACGCGCCGTTTATCGACGGCTTCGGGACGCATTGACAGCGGAGAAGCCGACTGGCTGCTGGCACAGGCTTTCCCCGATCGCATCGCCCGGCGGCGCAGTCAGGATGGGCGCTACCAGCTTGCTAACGGCAGCGGCGCGATGATGTCGCCTGATGAGGCGCTGTCAGGCACCGAGTGGTTGCTGACCCCGGCGTTGCTACAGAACGATCGATTAGTGCAAAACAAGCAAAGCGCAGAGGCACGGATCCTGCTGGCGTTGCCGCTGGATATTGAACGGCTGGAACGGCGGCTACCCGGATTAATAAATGAACGTAACGTGGTGCACTGGGACGAAGAAAAGGGTACTCTGCGCGCCAGCCAGCGCGACCAGATAGGTTGTCTGACTCTGCGAACGCGTCCGCTGAATAAGCCATCCGATGAGGCACTACAGCAGGCGATGTTATCCTGGATTCGGGAGCAGGGGATGGATGTATTAAACTGGGATGCTGCGGCGTTGCAGTTACGCGCCCGGCTACAGTGCGCGCACCAGTGGTTGCCGGAAGTTGACTGGCCGCGAGTGGACGATGAAGCGCTGCGGGCAACGCTGGAAATCTGGCTACAGCCGTCACTTGTCGGCGTGCGTGATTTACGTGCGCTGCACCAGATCAATTTGAGCGATGCGCTGCTGCGGCTGTTGGACTGGCCGCTGCGCCAGCGGCTGGATAGCGCGCTGCCCACGCACTACACGGCACCCGGCGGTAGTCGTTTGCCTATCGCCTATTATGACGATAAGCCACCGGTGCTGTCGGTGCGAATGCAGGAAATGTTTGGCGAGCAGCAGAGCCCGCTGCTGGCAGAAGGGCGTGTGGCGCTGGTATTGGAACTTTTGTCACCCGCACAGCGTCCACTACAGATTACGCGAGATTTAGCGGCATTCTGGCAAGGCACCTACCGCGACGTGCAAAAAGAGATGAAGGGGCGTTACCCCAAGCATGTCTGGCCGGACGATCCGGCAAATACGGCTCCGACGAGACGTACCAAGAAATATCAGAATCACTAA
- the mrcB gene encoding bifunctional glycosyl transferase/transpeptidase, which produces MSGDDREPIGRKSRAPKRKPERKQAIRRRRDDDYDDEGYDDYQGDYDDNDDDDSDDTMTRKSQRRRRWLGLAIKLFLIFAVAMAIYGVYLDSQIRSRIEGKVWQLPAAVYGRMVNLEPGMAYSQKEMISLLEGMQYRQVSRITRPGEFSVRGNSIDMLRRPFDFPDGKEGQIQARLTFANDRLSQIQNLDNQRNFGFFRLDPKLITMMQSPNGEQRLFVPRAGFPDLLVDTLVATEDRHFYEHDGISLYSIGRAFLANITAGRAVQGGSTLTQQLVKNLFLTNERSLWRKANEAYMALIMDYRYSKDRILELYLNEVYLGQSGNDQIRGFPLASLYYFGRPVNELSLDQQALLVGMVKGASLYNPWRNPQITLERRNLVLRLLQNQQVIDADLYNMLSARPLGVQPKGGVISPQPAFMQLVRQELQQRLGDKVNDLSGVKIFTTLDPVSQDAAEKAVEVGVPALRAGRNVSDLEAAMVIVDRFSGEVRAMVGGAQTQYAGFNRALQARRPVGSLAKPPTYLTALSQPDTYRLNTLLVDEPLSIKQSNGQLWQPKNYDREFRGRVMLVDALANSLNVPTVNLGMAVGLNQITETLKRLGIPENVIQPVPAMLLGAISLTPMEVAQEYQTIASGGNRAPLSSLRSVIAEDGTVLYQSFPQAERAVPAQAAYLTLYGMQQVVERGTSRSLAVKFPNYHLAAKTGTTNDLRDSWFAGIDGKEVAISWVGRDNNGPAKLTGANGALTIYRRYLENQTPLPLMLTPPEGITTMTVDASGNFICNGSSAGRVLPVWTDNPQALCQASQPQPSVQQDQQNGEGVADWIKQMFGQ; this is translated from the coding sequence ATGTCTGGGGATGACCGCGAACCTATCGGACGCAAAAGTAGAGCGCCAAAACGTAAGCCTGAACGCAAGCAGGCCATACGACGCCGCAGGGATGACGACTATGATGATGAAGGCTATGACGATTATCAGGGCGACTATGACGACAATGATGATGACGACAGCGATGACACCATGACGCGTAAATCGCAGAGAAGACGGCGCTGGCTGGGGCTGGCGATCAAGCTGTTCCTGATCTTTGCCGTGGCGATGGCGATCTATGGCGTATACCTAGATAGCCAGATTCGTAGCCGTATTGAAGGCAAAGTCTGGCAGTTGCCGGCCGCCGTCTATGGTCGCATGGTCAACCTTGAGCCGGGCATGGCCTATAGCCAGAAAGAGATGATCAGCCTGCTGGAAGGTATGCAATACCGTCAGGTGAGCCGCATTACCCGTCCAGGGGAATTCAGCGTGCGTGGCAACAGCATCGACATGCTGCGCCGTCCGTTTGATTTCCCCGATGGAAAAGAAGGGCAGATTCAGGCGCGCCTGACGTTTGCCAACGATCGTCTGTCGCAGATCCAGAATCTGGACAATCAGCGTAACTTCGGCTTTTTCCGCCTCGATCCGAAATTGATCACCATGATGCAGTCGCCGAATGGCGAACAGCGTTTGTTCGTGCCGCGTGCCGGTTTCCCCGATTTGCTGGTTGATACGCTGGTCGCGACCGAAGACCGTCATTTTTATGAGCACGATGGTATCAGCCTGTACTCCATTGGCCGTGCGTTCTTAGCGAACATCACGGCGGGGCGTGCGGTACAGGGTGGTAGTACGCTGACGCAGCAGTTGGTTAAGAACCTGTTCCTGACCAACGAGCGTTCGCTGTGGCGTAAAGCTAACGAAGCCTATATGGCGCTGATCATGGATTATCGCTACAGCAAGGATCGCATCCTTGAGCTGTATCTGAACGAAGTGTATCTCGGTCAGAGCGGTAACGATCAGATCCGCGGTTTCCCGCTTGCCAGCCTGTATTACTTTGGTCGTCCAGTAAATGAACTTAGCCTCGATCAGCAGGCACTGCTGGTGGGCATGGTGAAAGGAGCGTCGCTGTATAACCCGTGGCGTAACCCACAGATTACGTTAGAGCGACGCAATCTGGTGTTGCGTCTGTTGCAGAATCAGCAGGTTATTGATGCCGATTTGTACAACATGCTGAGTGCACGTCCGCTGGGCGTACAGCCGAAAGGCGGTGTCATCAGCCCTCAGCCTGCATTTATGCAACTGGTACGTCAGGAACTGCAACAGCGGCTTGGCGACAAGGTTAACGATCTCTCCGGCGTGAAGATCTTCACCACGCTCGATCCGGTCTCGCAGGATGCGGCGGAAAAAGCGGTGGAAGTCGGGGTTCCGGCACTGCGCGCAGGCCGTAATGTCAGCGATCTGGAAGCGGCGATGGTGATTGTCGATCGCTTCAGCGGCGAAGTCCGCGCGATGGTTGGCGGTGCTCAAACGCAGTACGCCGGGTTTAACCGTGCGCTACAGGCGCGTCGTCCTGTCGGATCGTTGGCGAAGCCGCCGACATATCTGACCGCGCTGAGCCAGCCGGATACCTATCGTCTGAATACCCTGCTGGTGGATGAGCCGTTGTCGATCAAGCAGTCTAACGGACAGCTATGGCAGCCGAAGAACTATGATCGTGAGTTCCGTGGCCGCGTCATGCTGGTTGATGCGTTGGCAAACTCGCTGAACGTGCCGACCGTCAATCTGGGGATGGCCGTGGGGCTGAATCAGATCACGGAAACGTTGAAGCGTTTAGGGATTCCGGAAAATGTGATCCAGCCTGTACCGGCGATGCTGCTGGGGGCGATCAGTCTGACGCCGATGGAAGTGGCGCAGGAATACCAGACGATCGCCAGCGGCGGTAACCGTGCTCCGCTTTCCTCGCTGCGTTCGGTGATTGCGGAAGACGGTACGGTGCTGTATCAGAGCTTCCCGCAGGCGGAACGCGCGGTTCCGGCGCAGGCGGCTTATCTGACGCTGTATGGCATGCAACAGGTTGTCGAACGCGGTACGTCGCGTTCGCTGGCGGTGAAATTCCCGAATTATCATCTGGCGGCGAAAACGGGTACTACCAATGACCTGCGTGACAGTTGGTTTGCTGGGATCGACGGTAAAGAAGTGGCGATTAGCTGGGTAGGGCGCGATAACAACGGCCCAGCCAAGCTGACGGGGGCGAACGGTGCGCTGACGATTTATCGTCGCTATCTGGAAAACCAAACACCGCTGCCGTTAATGCTGACACCGCCGGAAGGCATTACTACCATGACGGTGGATGCCAGCGGTAACTTTATCTGTAACGGCAGCAGCGCCGGACGCGTATTGCCGGTCTGGACGGATAATCCGCAGGCACTGTGTCAGGCGAGCCAGCCGCAGCCTTCAGTGCAGCAGGACCAGCAAAACGGAGAAGGCGTCGCGGACTGGATCAAACAAATGTTTGGGCAATAA
- a CDS encoding LysE family translocator, translated as MLDPSFFSYVTVMSITPGPNNLLLATSGVNFGLRRTVPMLMGILIGCALQTALMGVALELLLSWLGMIRLPLTVLGCVYLLWLSWKIVRSSAPELQGRVQPMTVLQGTLFQAVNPKAWLMSSNIALLYTASNGVLTIMIAFMALNLPCILVWALLGDRIGKHLQEPWKLKAFNGIMALSLVLTTCWMLVEAINVSG; from the coding sequence ATGCTCGACCCTTCTTTTTTCAGCTACGTCACCGTCATGTCTATCACGCCGGGGCCCAATAATCTGCTGCTGGCGACGTCAGGCGTCAATTTTGGCCTGCGTCGTACTGTGCCGATGCTAATGGGTATTTTAATTGGCTGTGCGCTACAAACAGCACTGATGGGCGTAGCATTAGAGCTGTTACTGAGCTGGCTGGGCATGATTCGCCTCCCGCTCACTGTGCTGGGGTGCGTCTATTTGCTGTGGCTATCGTGGAAAATCGTGCGCTCATCAGCACCGGAATTACAGGGGCGAGTACAGCCGATGACGGTACTGCAAGGGACGTTATTTCAGGCGGTAAACCCAAAGGCCTGGCTAATGTCCAGCAACATCGCGCTGCTGTATACCGCCAGCAACGGCGTGTTGACCATTATGATCGCCTTTATGGCGCTAAACCTGCCCTGCATTTTGGTCTGGGCGTTACTCGGCGATCGCATCGGTAAACATTTACAAGAGCCGTGGAAATTGAAGGCCTTCAACGGCATCATGGCGCTTTCTCTGGTGCTTACCACCTGCTGGATGCTGGTTGAAGCTATCAACGTCTCCGGCTAG
- a CDS encoding PLP-dependent aminotransferase family protein, whose translation MSIIDSQESTLYQQLAETFATAIHQGTLAPGSRLPSIRRVAGSHQVSVNTVLNAWRILEDRGLIEARPQSGYFVRGRLPSLTESKPHRAQVIVPGSEKLDLIDTVFAAQTHPDYTNISLACPQHTDFYPTEKISRIAASLLRRQPELIGRYALPPGSERLRREVARRAMDLGMTLTREDITITHGCMEALQLALRTVTQPGDCVGLETPTYFYLFPLLASLGLKTVEIPTDPQRGLALDALELLLSEQRLQAIITMPNAQNPLGCSMTLADKKRLAKLVNDYQVPLIEDGLYSELQFTWPLSPTVKAFDREGWVIYCSSFTKTLAPDFRIGWMASGRFRAKVARLKAVSSMAESALLSETLAQFLESGGYDHHLRTLRRRYAAQMDEARGLIARHFPQGTRATQPQGGFVFWLELPGNVDGVELFHRLLQEKICVTPGELYTLSGRCKHALRLSCCYPFDERYTYALKRAGALACEMSGIEPGNGD comes from the coding sequence GTGTCCATTATCGACTCACAAGAAAGTACGCTCTATCAACAGCTCGCGGAAACTTTCGCCACGGCGATTCATCAAGGAACGTTAGCGCCGGGAAGCCGCCTGCCTTCTATTCGCCGCGTTGCCGGTTCGCATCAGGTGAGTGTGAATACGGTGTTGAATGCCTGGCGTATTCTTGAAGATCGCGGGCTGATCGAAGCGCGACCGCAGTCCGGCTATTTTGTGCGGGGGCGTCTGCCGTCGCTGACGGAGAGCAAGCCTCACCGTGCGCAGGTGATTGTGCCGGGCAGTGAAAAACTGGATCTGATTGATACCGTGTTTGCTGCTCAGACCCACCCAGACTACACCAACATTTCTCTGGCGTGCCCGCAGCATACCGATTTCTACCCTACCGAAAAGATCAGCCGTATTGCTGCTTCTTTGCTGCGACGACAGCCTGAGCTGATTGGTCGCTATGCGCTGCCGCCGGGCAGTGAACGGCTGCGGCGCGAAGTGGCGCGGCGGGCGATGGATTTGGGTATGACATTGACCCGCGAGGACATCACGATCACCCACGGCTGTATGGAAGCGCTACAGCTGGCGCTACGCACGGTTACGCAGCCGGGCGACTGTGTGGGGCTGGAAACGCCAACCTATTTTTATCTCTTTCCTCTGCTTGCCAGTCTGGGATTGAAAACGGTGGAAATTCCCACCGATCCGCAACGTGGTCTTGCACTGGATGCGTTGGAACTGCTGCTGTCAGAACAGCGATTACAGGCGATTATTACTATGCCGAACGCGCAGAATCCGCTCGGATGCAGCATGACGCTGGCAGATAAAAAGCGGCTGGCAAAGCTGGTGAACGATTATCAGGTGCCACTTATTGAGGATGGGTTATACAGCGAACTTCAGTTTACCTGGCCGCTGTCGCCGACAGTGAAAGCCTTCGATCGCGAAGGCTGGGTGATTTACTGCTCCAGCTTCACGAAAACGCTGGCACCCGATTTTCGCATCGGCTGGATGGCGTCAGGCCGTTTCCGCGCCAAAGTGGCGCGGCTGAAAGCGGTATCGTCAATGGCGGAATCGGCGCTGCTATCGGAAACGTTGGCGCAGTTTCTGGAGTCTGGCGGTTACGATCACCATCTGCGCACGCTGCGCCGTCGCTATGCCGCGCAGATGGATGAGGCGCGCGGGCTGATTGCCCGGCATTTTCCGCAGGGGACACGCGCGACGCAGCCGCAGGGCGGTTTTGTTTTCTGGCTGGAATTGCCGGGTAATGTCGATGGGGTGGAATTATTCCATCGTCTGTTGCAAGAGAAAATTTGCGTCACGCCCGGCGAGCTCTATACGCTAAGTGGCCGCTGTAAGCACGCGCTTCGGCTATCGTGTTGCTACCCGTTTGATGAACGCTACACCTATGCGCTTAAGCGCGCGGGGGCGCTGGCGTGTGAAATGAGCGGTATCGAGCCGGGGAATGGGGATTAA